Within the bacterium genome, the region TCATCCGCGACGAACGCCAGGGTGACGTCGCCGAGCAGCCGCAGGCCGGCCGCCCGCACCGCCGCCACGGCGGCGAGCATCGCGACCAGCCCGGCTTTCATGTCGCTGCTGCCTCGGCCGTAGAGCCGGTCGCCCTCGCGGCGCGGCTCGAACGGCGCCTCCATCCCCGCGTCGCCGACCGTATCGGTGTGCCCGTTGATCAGCAGGCTGCGTCCGCGCGCGGGGCCGGCGCCCGGCAGTACGGCGATGACGTTGGGCCGGCCCGGCGCGGCCAACTCGATCTTGGCGCGCATCCCGAGTTCTTCGCAGGCGTTCGCGAGGTACCGCGCGATCGCGGTCTCGCCGGCGGCGCCCGGCACGAGGTCCGGGTTGACGGACGGGATGCGCACAAGCGCCTCCAGCTGGCGGATGATGAACTCCCGGTCGACGAAGGACGATGGGTCCCGCGGACCGTCTACGGTACTCATGCCCTACCTCCGGCGCTCTGCCGGTAGTGCATCAGCCGGCGCTGCAGCCGACCGCGTCGCGCAGATGCCGAAAGCCGTCGCGGTCCAACAACCCGCGCAGGCCGCGCGCAACCCGGCGCGGCATCCCCGGACCGCCATAGATGAATCCCGTGTACACTTCCAGGAGCGCGGCGCCGGCCTTGATCTTTTCGTATGCGTCCTCCGCGCTCATGATCCCGCCGACGCCGATGATCGGGAGGCGGCCGCCCGTCGCCCGGTACAGGATGCGCACCGCGTCCGTCGCCAGCACCCGAAGCGGCGCGCCGCTGAGCCCGCCCTCCTCCCGCGCGAGCGGGCTCCGCAGGCCCTCGCGCCGGACGGTCGTGTTCGTCGCCACGAGACCGTGGGCGCGGCCGGCCGCCGCGTCCGCCACCGCCTCGAGTTCGCCCTCCGTCATGTCCGGCGCCACCTTGACCAAGAGCGGTTTCTCGCCGAGCGCGCGGTTGCGCGCGGCCAGCGCCGCGAGCAGCGGCACCGCGGCGTCGGGTGCCTGCAGCGACCGCAGGCCGGGCGTGTTGGGCGAGGACAGGTTCACGACCAGAAAGTCGGCGTGCGGATGAAGCCGTTCGAGCGTGCGGAGGTAGTCCGAGGCGGCATCCTCGAGCGGCGTGTCTTTGTTCTTGCCGATGTTGGCCCCAAGCAGGATCGGGTAGCGGCCCGTCCGCCGCGCGGCGGCCATGCGTTCGGCGACGACGCCGGCGCCCGGCGAGTTGAAGCCGAGGCGGTTGATCAGCGCGCCGTCCTCGGGCAGACGGAAGACGCGCGGTTTCGGGTTCCCGGGCTGAGGCCGCGGCGTGACCGTCCCGACCTCGACGAAGCCGAATCCCAGATACGGCCAGGCCCACAGCGCGCGCGCCGCTTTGTCGCATCCCGCGGCGAGGCCGAGCGGCGACGGAAACCGGAGCCCGCACACGTCGACCGCAAGCCTCGGGTCCGCGGCCGCCGCCGCGGCGGAGAGCCTCGCCCGGACCCCGCCCGCGGCGGCGAGGCAGGACAATGTGAGCTCGTGGCTCCGCTCGGGGTCGAGCCGGAAGAGGAGCGGCTTGACGATCCGCTCGTAGATCAGGTTTGTCCGCCCGCGACTCCCGCCGGCTTCGCGCGCTTGATCTCCGCGAGCACGACGTCCGCGATTTCCAAGATTTTGTCGACGTCGCGCTCGGTGTGAGCCGCGGACATGAACCAGGGGCGCGGGACGGCGAAGACGCCGCCCGCGAGCAGGCCGTGCGAGAACTCGGTCGCGCGGGCCGCGTCCTCGCCGCCGCGTTCGCGGAGGCTCGTCAGGCGCTCCAGGCCGAAATGCAGCTGGAACATCGACCTGGCGCCTGTGATCGCCAGCGCGATCCCTTGGCCCCCGGCAAGCTTCTTCAAGCCGCCCGTCAGTCGTTCGGTCAGCGCGTCGAGGCGGGCGTAGAATGCCGCCGCGCCCTCCTCGAGTACCGTGATCGTCGCGAGGCCGGCGGCCATGGACACGGCGTTGCCGGAGAAGGTGCCGGACTGGCTGATCTTTTCAGAACGGTCGGACGGCCTGCCGGTGAGCGTCACAAACCGCTCCATCAGGTCGCGCCGGCCGCCGTACCCGCCGATCGGGAAGCCGCCGCCGAGGATCTTGCCGAGCGTCACGAGGTCGGGTTTGACGCCGTAGTACTCGCCCGCCCCGCCGAGGCCGAGCCGGAAGTTGGTCACCACCTCGTCGAGAATGAGCGGGATGCCGTGTTCGGCGGTCACCTCGCGGATCGCGCCCAGAAACTCGCGTGTGGCGGGCACGCAGCCCATCCCGAACCCGGCCACGGGCTCCATGATGACGCCGGCCAGCTCATCGGCGTGCGCGGTGATGAGCGCCGCAGCCCGATCCGGATCGTTGTAAGGCAGGATCACGAGGTCCCGCAGCGTGCTCCGCGCCACGCCGATGTGGTTGAGCGACGGCTCGGGAGCGTCGACCGGGCCGGCGACCGTATTAGTGCTGACCTGGACGAGGTCGTGCTGTCCGTCGTAGTTCCCTTCGAACTTCCCGATCTTGTCTCGCTTCCGGTACGCGCGCGCGACCCGGAGCGCCATCAGCGTGGCTTCGGTCCCGGAGTTGACGAAGCGGACCATCTCGGCGTAGGGCATGTGCCGCCGCACCTTGCGCGCGAGCTCGACTTCGAGTTCCGTCGCCATGCCCGGCAGCGTACCCGAGGACAGGCGTTCGCGGACCGCCGTCATGACCGACGCCGGGGCGTGGCCCAGGATGTGGATGCCCAAGCCCATCACGAGATCGATGTACGTGTTCCCGTCGATGTCGGTGAGATAGGCGCCCTGCGCCTTGTCGAAGTAGAGGGGGTACGGTGAGATGGCCTTCGTGTTTGCGGCCACCCCGCCCGGCATCACGAGCCGCGCCTCCTCGTACACCGCCCGCGACCTCTGCGTGCGGCTCCTCACCCGGTCCACGAAGCTGTCCGCCATTCATCCCCCTCCGTTCCTCTTCCCGCCGGCGGACCGTCCGGCGCCGGACCGCGCGCCGACCCCCGCGGCCCGCTAGATGAAATTGAAGCCGACAATCATGACACTAATCCATCTTACTCGATTTTGTCCGGTCGTCCGTGTGAGACGGCCGGCGGCGACAAGTGCCTTATCGGGCGAATTCATATGTCACGCGGGTGAGACGGCCCCGCCAATAAGGCCTGGGCCCCTCGGCAAGCAGCCAGGCAACTTCGCCTTCAAGCGGTATTCGCATACC harbors:
- a CDS encoding aminotransferase class III-fold pyridoxal phosphate-dependent enzyme, which translates into the protein MADSFVDRVRSRTQRSRAVYEEARLVMPGGVAANTKAISPYPLYFDKAQGAYLTDIDGNTYIDLVMGLGIHILGHAPASVMTAVRERLSSGTLPGMATELEVELARKVRRHMPYAEMVRFVNSGTEATLMALRVARAYRKRDKIGKFEGNYDGQHDLVQVSTNTVAGPVDAPEPSLNHIGVARSTLRDLVILPYNDPDRAAALITAHADELAGVIMEPVAGFGMGCVPATREFLGAIREVTAEHGIPLILDEVVTNFRLGLGGAGEYYGVKPDLVTLGKILGGGFPIGGYGGRRDLMERFVTLTGRPSDRSEKISQSGTFSGNAVSMAAGLATITVLEEGAAAFYARLDALTERLTGGLKKLAGGQGIALAITGARSMFQLHFGLERLTSLRERGGEDAARATEFSHGLLAGGVFAVPRPWFMSAAHTERDVDKILEIADVVLAEIKRAKPAGVAGGQT
- a CDS encoding quinone-dependent dihydroorotate dehydrogenase, with the protein product MYERIVKPLLFRLDPERSHELTLSCLAAAGGVRARLSAAAAAADPRLAVDVCGLRFPSPLGLAAGCDKAARALWAWPYLGFGFVEVGTVTPRPQPGNPKPRVFRLPEDGALINRLGFNSPGAGVVAERMAAARRTGRYPILLGANIGKNKDTPLEDAASDYLRTLERLHPHADFLVVNLSSPNTPGLRSLQAPDAAVPLLAALAARNRALGEKPLLVKVAPDMTEGELEAVADAAAGRAHGLVATNTTVRREGLRSPLAREEGGLSGAPLRVLATDAVRILYRATGGRLPIIGVGGIMSAEDAYEKIKAGAALLEVYTGFIYGGPGMPRRVARGLRGLLDRDGFRHLRDAVGCSAG